The Ahaetulla prasina isolate Xishuangbanna chromosome 3, ASM2864084v1, whole genome shotgun sequence genome window below encodes:
- the PARS2 gene encoding probable proline--tRNA ligase, mitochondrial isoform X1, with protein sequence MRSCNRIARRSCPITGRSRSAFEWHRFGTEASSMNVKMNLKMDQLFKTGKIVLPCLANWVVCCQRQSYRSYCNFHKKQKFFPQMNLRDDTEAFQESRSGEPMCKSQTLMLQTGLICPANPGCYYYMPYTVRAMEKLIKVLDQEMQAIGGQKVNMPTLCSGKLWKASGRWELMGKELLRVTDRHSQEYCLGPTHEEAITDLVASQGSLSYKQLPLLLYQVTRKFRDEPRPRFGLLRGREFYMKDMYSFDVSEEAALQTYSLVCRAYCNIFSRLGLQFLKVQGATGSIGGTLSHEFQLPSDVGEDRLAMCTNCDFSANLEIVKSDEMRCPICKGELVEKKGIEVGHTFFLGTKYSSVFKATVQTADNVPVLAEMGCYGLGVTRILAASIELLSTENTIRWPNLIAPYQVCLIPPKSGSKAHKTTELIEDLHRCVAETIPQLKEELVLDDRTQFTIGKRLKDADKLGYPFVIVCGKAALDDPPLFEVCNQNTSETLFLTKEATIDLLRKVRIP encoded by the coding sequence aTTTGGAACTGAAGCTTCCTCTATGAATGTTAAAATGAATCTTAAAATGGATCAACTTTTTAAAACAGGAAAAATAGTACTGCCTTGTTTGGCTAATTGGGTCGTGTGCTGTCAAAGGCAGAGTTACAGATCTTATTGCAATTTTCATAAAAAACAAAAGTTTTTCCCACAAATGAACCTGCGGGATGACACAGAAGCATTCCAGGAGAGCAGATCTGGAGAACCTATGTGTAAAAGCCAAACATTGATGTTACAAACTGGATTGATTTGTCCTGCCAATCCCGGATGCTATTACTACATGCCTTATACTGTCCGAGCGATGGAGAAACTTATCAAAGTTTTAGACCAAGAAATGCAAGCCATAGGTGGCCAAAAAGTGAACATGCCCACGTTGTGTTCAGGAAAGCTCTGGAAAGCCAGTGGGAGATGGGAACTGATGGGCAAAGAGCTTCTGCGAGTGACTGACAGGCATAGTCAAGAATATTGTTTAGGGCCTACCCATGAAGAGGCCATCACAGACCTAGTAGCTTCTCAAGGCTCTTTGTCTTACAAACAGCTTCCTCTTTTGTTGTATCAGGTGACAAGGAAGTTTCGAGATGAGCCGAGACCTCGTTTTGGGTTACTTCGTGGCCGAGAGTTCTATATGAAGGATATGTATAGCTTTGATGTCTCTGAGGAGGCCGCCCTCCAGACCTATTCCCTGGTGTGCAGAGCTTACTGCAACATATTCAGCCGGTTGGGGCTTCAGTTTCTGAAAGTCCAAGGAGCAACAGGAAGCATCGGAGGGACATTGTCTCATGAATTCCAGCTACCTTCTGATGTCGGTGAGGACCGACTGGCGATGTGTACCAACTGTGACTTTTCAGCCAATCTAGAGATAGTAAAGTCAGATGAGATGCGTTGCCCCATTTGCAAAGGAGAACTGGTTGAGAAGAAAGGGATTGAAGTGGGCCACACATTCTTCTTGGGAACTAAATATTCTTCCGTTTTTAAAGCCACTGTCCAAACTGCTGACAATGTGCCCGTTCTAGCTGAAATGGGATGTTATGGGTTGGGTGTCACCCGCATCCTTGCGGCCTCCATTGAGTTGCTTTCAACAGAGAATACCATTCGTTGGCCAAACCTCATAGCACCCTATCAGGTTTGCCTTATCCCTCCCAAAAGTGGCAGTAAGGCACACAAAACAACAGAACTCATAGAGGATTTACACAGGTGTGTTGCTGAAACCATACCACAACTTAAAGAAGAACTTGTGCTGGATGACCGGACTCAGTTCACCATTGGAAAAAGGTTAAAAGACGCTGACAAACTTGGCTATCCTTTTGTTATAGTATGTGGGAAGGCGGCTTTAGATGACCCTCCTCTCTTTGAAGTATGCAACCAAAACACGAGTGAAACCCTATTCCTTACCAAAGAGGCCACAATTGACTTGCTACGTAAAGTCCGCATTCCCTGA
- the PARS2 gene encoding probable proline--tRNA ligase, mitochondrial isoform X2: MASVSFATRKAIVATVPFGTEASSMNVKMNLKMDQLFKTGKIVLPCLANWVVCCQRQSYRSYCNFHKKQKFFPQMNLRDDTEAFQESRSGEPMCKSQTLMLQTGLICPANPGCYYYMPYTVRAMEKLIKVLDQEMQAIGGQKVNMPTLCSGKLWKASGRWELMGKELLRVTDRHSQEYCLGPTHEEAITDLVASQGSLSYKQLPLLLYQVTRKFRDEPRPRFGLLRGREFYMKDMYSFDVSEEAALQTYSLVCRAYCNIFSRLGLQFLKVQGATGSIGGTLSHEFQLPSDVGEDRLAMCTNCDFSANLEIVKSDEMRCPICKGELVEKKGIEVGHTFFLGTKYSSVFKATVQTADNVPVLAEMGCYGLGVTRILAASIELLSTENTIRWPNLIAPYQVCLIPPKSGSKAHKTTELIEDLHRCVAETIPQLKEELVLDDRTQFTIGKRLKDADKLGYPFVIVCGKAALDDPPLFEVCNQNTSETLFLTKEATIDLLRKVRIP; encoded by the coding sequence aTTTGGAACTGAAGCTTCCTCTATGAATGTTAAAATGAATCTTAAAATGGATCAACTTTTTAAAACAGGAAAAATAGTACTGCCTTGTTTGGCTAATTGGGTCGTGTGCTGTCAAAGGCAGAGTTACAGATCTTATTGCAATTTTCATAAAAAACAAAAGTTTTTCCCACAAATGAACCTGCGGGATGACACAGAAGCATTCCAGGAGAGCAGATCTGGAGAACCTATGTGTAAAAGCCAAACATTGATGTTACAAACTGGATTGATTTGTCCTGCCAATCCCGGATGCTATTACTACATGCCTTATACTGTCCGAGCGATGGAGAAACTTATCAAAGTTTTAGACCAAGAAATGCAAGCCATAGGTGGCCAAAAAGTGAACATGCCCACGTTGTGTTCAGGAAAGCTCTGGAAAGCCAGTGGGAGATGGGAACTGATGGGCAAAGAGCTTCTGCGAGTGACTGACAGGCATAGTCAAGAATATTGTTTAGGGCCTACCCATGAAGAGGCCATCACAGACCTAGTAGCTTCTCAAGGCTCTTTGTCTTACAAACAGCTTCCTCTTTTGTTGTATCAGGTGACAAGGAAGTTTCGAGATGAGCCGAGACCTCGTTTTGGGTTACTTCGTGGCCGAGAGTTCTATATGAAGGATATGTATAGCTTTGATGTCTCTGAGGAGGCCGCCCTCCAGACCTATTCCCTGGTGTGCAGAGCTTACTGCAACATATTCAGCCGGTTGGGGCTTCAGTTTCTGAAAGTCCAAGGAGCAACAGGAAGCATCGGAGGGACATTGTCTCATGAATTCCAGCTACCTTCTGATGTCGGTGAGGACCGACTGGCGATGTGTACCAACTGTGACTTTTCAGCCAATCTAGAGATAGTAAAGTCAGATGAGATGCGTTGCCCCATTTGCAAAGGAGAACTGGTTGAGAAGAAAGGGATTGAAGTGGGCCACACATTCTTCTTGGGAACTAAATATTCTTCCGTTTTTAAAGCCACTGTCCAAACTGCTGACAATGTGCCCGTTCTAGCTGAAATGGGATGTTATGGGTTGGGTGTCACCCGCATCCTTGCGGCCTCCATTGAGTTGCTTTCAACAGAGAATACCATTCGTTGGCCAAACCTCATAGCACCCTATCAGGTTTGCCTTATCCCTCCCAAAAGTGGCAGTAAGGCACACAAAACAACAGAACTCATAGAGGATTTACACAGGTGTGTTGCTGAAACCATACCACAACTTAAAGAAGAACTTGTGCTGGATGACCGGACTCAGTTCACCATTGGAAAAAGGTTAAAAGACGCTGACAAACTTGGCTATCCTTTTGTTATAGTATGTGGGAAGGCGGCTTTAGATGACCCTCCTCTCTTTGAAGTATGCAACCAAAACACGAGTGAAACCCTATTCCTTACCAAAGAGGCCACAATTGACTTGCTACGTAAAGTCCGCATTCCCTGA
- the PARS2 gene encoding probable proline--tRNA ligase, mitochondrial isoform X3 — protein sequence MNVKMNLKMDQLFKTGKIVLPCLANWVVCCQRQSYRSYCNFHKKQKFFPQMNLRDDTEAFQESRSGEPMCKSQTLMLQTGLICPANPGCYYYMPYTVRAMEKLIKVLDQEMQAIGGQKVNMPTLCSGKLWKASGRWELMGKELLRVTDRHSQEYCLGPTHEEAITDLVASQGSLSYKQLPLLLYQVTRKFRDEPRPRFGLLRGREFYMKDMYSFDVSEEAALQTYSLVCRAYCNIFSRLGLQFLKVQGATGSIGGTLSHEFQLPSDVGEDRLAMCTNCDFSANLEIVKSDEMRCPICKGELVEKKGIEVGHTFFLGTKYSSVFKATVQTADNVPVLAEMGCYGLGVTRILAASIELLSTENTIRWPNLIAPYQVCLIPPKSGSKAHKTTELIEDLHRCVAETIPQLKEELVLDDRTQFTIGKRLKDADKLGYPFVIVCGKAALDDPPLFEVCNQNTSETLFLTKEATIDLLRKVRIP from the coding sequence ATGAATGTTAAAATGAATCTTAAAATGGATCAACTTTTTAAAACAGGAAAAATAGTACTGCCTTGTTTGGCTAATTGGGTCGTGTGCTGTCAAAGGCAGAGTTACAGATCTTATTGCAATTTTCATAAAAAACAAAAGTTTTTCCCACAAATGAACCTGCGGGATGACACAGAAGCATTCCAGGAGAGCAGATCTGGAGAACCTATGTGTAAAAGCCAAACATTGATGTTACAAACTGGATTGATTTGTCCTGCCAATCCCGGATGCTATTACTACATGCCTTATACTGTCCGAGCGATGGAGAAACTTATCAAAGTTTTAGACCAAGAAATGCAAGCCATAGGTGGCCAAAAAGTGAACATGCCCACGTTGTGTTCAGGAAAGCTCTGGAAAGCCAGTGGGAGATGGGAACTGATGGGCAAAGAGCTTCTGCGAGTGACTGACAGGCATAGTCAAGAATATTGTTTAGGGCCTACCCATGAAGAGGCCATCACAGACCTAGTAGCTTCTCAAGGCTCTTTGTCTTACAAACAGCTTCCTCTTTTGTTGTATCAGGTGACAAGGAAGTTTCGAGATGAGCCGAGACCTCGTTTTGGGTTACTTCGTGGCCGAGAGTTCTATATGAAGGATATGTATAGCTTTGATGTCTCTGAGGAGGCCGCCCTCCAGACCTATTCCCTGGTGTGCAGAGCTTACTGCAACATATTCAGCCGGTTGGGGCTTCAGTTTCTGAAAGTCCAAGGAGCAACAGGAAGCATCGGAGGGACATTGTCTCATGAATTCCAGCTACCTTCTGATGTCGGTGAGGACCGACTGGCGATGTGTACCAACTGTGACTTTTCAGCCAATCTAGAGATAGTAAAGTCAGATGAGATGCGTTGCCCCATTTGCAAAGGAGAACTGGTTGAGAAGAAAGGGATTGAAGTGGGCCACACATTCTTCTTGGGAACTAAATATTCTTCCGTTTTTAAAGCCACTGTCCAAACTGCTGACAATGTGCCCGTTCTAGCTGAAATGGGATGTTATGGGTTGGGTGTCACCCGCATCCTTGCGGCCTCCATTGAGTTGCTTTCAACAGAGAATACCATTCGTTGGCCAAACCTCATAGCACCCTATCAGGTTTGCCTTATCCCTCCCAAAAGTGGCAGTAAGGCACACAAAACAACAGAACTCATAGAGGATTTACACAGGTGTGTTGCTGAAACCATACCACAACTTAAAGAAGAACTTGTGCTGGATGACCGGACTCAGTTCACCATTGGAAAAAGGTTAAAAGACGCTGACAAACTTGGCTATCCTTTTGTTATAGTATGTGGGAAGGCGGCTTTAGATGACCCTCCTCTCTTTGAAGTATGCAACCAAAACACGAGTGAAACCCTATTCCTTACCAAAGAGGCCACAATTGACTTGCTACGTAAAGTCCGCATTCCCTGA
- the TTC4 gene encoding tetratricopeptide repeat protein 4, with translation MAESEEADWDAFLDKFQGPQRYEGAFDPTTWEQEFDQIPMFMKNAPTEINPNQNPDLACLQSIIFDEDQSSEEQAKTYKNEGNDYFKEKDYKKAVISYTEGLKKKCTDLELNTVLHTNRAAAHFYLGNYRSALNDALAARKLKPSHLKAIIRGALCHVELKHFSEAIAWCEEGLKLDPQEKKLLEIRTKADRLKHTEERDLRKAKFQEKKEQSQKEALLKAIKDRNIKLSSVPSTDEMAISKDFAEMSLDGLGSESGSGAKVYLEETGSLTWPVLFLYPEHRQTDFISAFHEESRFSDHLVVMFEESPAWDTERKYVPKELELYFEDEERGDIYQINPEITLLEVLQHKRYFVKAGTPAFLVLVKDAPFSKNYLFGKTVHQLK, from the exons ATGGCGGAAAGCGAGGAGGCGGATTGGGATGCCTTCCTGGACAAATTTCAGGGCCCGCAGCGGTATGAGGGGGCCTTTGATCCCACGACGTGGGAGCAG GAATTTGATCAGATTCCAATGTTCATGAAGAATGCTCCCACTGAAATTAATCCGAACCAAAATCCTGATCTGGCATGCCTTCAGTCCATCATTTTTGATGAAGATCAGAGTTCTGAAG AGCAAGCTAAGACTTATAAGAATGAAGGCAATGATTATTTCAAAGAAAAGGATTATAAGAAGGCTGTGATATCTTACACAGAAGGACTGAAAAAGAAATGCACTGACCTGGAATTGAATACTGTACTTCATACAAACAGAGCAGCAGCCCATTTTTATCTGG GCAACTATCGCTCAGCTCTGAACGATGCTCTTGCAGCAAGAAAACTGAAACCCAGCCACCTCAAAGCAATAATAAGGG GAGCACTGTGCCATGTGGAACTCAAGCATTTCTCTGAAGCTATAGCATGGTGTGAGGAGGGTCTGAAATTAGAtccacaggaaaaaaaacttctggaaataagaacaaaagcagacagacttaag CATACTGAAGAGCGAGATTTGAGAAAAGCAAAATTTCAGGAGAAGAAGGAACAGTCTCAGAAAGAGGCCTTGCTTAAAGCTATTAAG GATCGAAATATCAAATTGTCTTCGGTCCCCTCAACAGATGAGATGGCCATATCAAAAGACTTCGCGGAGATGTCTTTAGATGGACTCGGTTCTGAAAGCGGCAGTGGAGCCAAAGTCTACCTAGAAGAGACAGGCAGTCTTACCTGGCCGGTGCTTTTCCTGTATCCCGAGCATAGACAAACTGACTTCATTTCTGCTTTTCATGAAGAATCCAG ATTTTCTGACCATTTAGTTGTTATGTTTGAAGAATCTCCTGCCTGGGATACAGAAAGAAAATATGTTCCTAAAGAACTAGAG CTTTATTTTGAGGATGAAGAAAGAGGAGACATATACCAGATAAACCCAGAAATCACATTGTTAGAGGTGTTGCAGCACAAAAG GTACTTTGTAAAAGCTGGAACTCCTGCCTTTTTAGTCCTGGTGAAAGATGCTCCTTTCTCTAAAAACTATTTATTTGGGAAGACGGTTCATCAATTAAAGTGA